From the genome of Deinococcus sp. AJ005, one region includes:
- a CDS encoding uracil-DNA glycosylase produces MTDASNPQQFKSAASNRFVVPGWTNLVEGMPDSVEVQLDLDQNDIGREQASLLVEYWATNADMTLQSILPVRAFTTTPEGWCVFVPAQGRVLVRAVDPQPTPPVLVSHWINIDPATPAGTTVNVKVNFPGNVANTTSGKLSLNS; encoded by the coding sequence ATGACCGATGCCAGCAACCCCCAGCAGTTCAAGAGTGCCGCCAGCAACCGTTTTGTCGTCCCCGGCTGGACCAATCTGGTCGAGGGCATGCCCGACAGTGTGGAAGTTCAGCTCGATCTGGACCAGAACGACATCGGGCGGGAACAGGCCAGCCTCCTGGTCGAGTACTGGGCCACCAACGCCGACATGACCTTGCAAAGCATCCTGCCCGTGCGGGCCTTCACCACCACCCCCGAAGGCTGGTGCGTGTTCGTGCCCGCGCAGGGGCGGGTGCTGGTGCGCGCCGTGGACCCGCAGCCCACGCCCCCGGTGCTGGTCAGCCACTGGATCAACATCGATCCGGCCACCCCTGCCGGAACCACCGTGAACGTGAAGGTCAACTTTCCCGGCAATGTGGCCAACACCACCAGCGGCAAGCTCTCACTGAACAGCTAA
- the tatC gene encoding twin-arginine translocase subunit TatC, which produces MSPKTVPSTDLKSAPLFDHLDELRKRLVFSVIFLVIGASIAFIYRVQLIDWVKGPLQYSQLYVDGKVQVVTYTLTEPLLLSLNLSLWAGLGLALPFILGQVWGFISPGLYPSERRWAVPFIVGAGLSFLGGAAFGYKLVLPTMVPFLVGFLAGAVTPILGLGTYIGTVTTFLVAFGLAFEMPILAIILTRIGIVNHGMLRKGWRFALVGIMIAAAVITPTPDPTNMMLVAVPLYVLYELSVLLSRAFRLPPPEEDESPALGL; this is translated from the coding sequence ATGTCCCCCAAAACCGTTCCCAGCACAGATTTAAAAAGCGCCCCGCTGTTCGATCACCTGGATGAACTGCGTAAGCGTCTGGTCTTCAGCGTCATCTTTCTGGTCATCGGCGCGTCCATAGCGTTCATTTACCGCGTGCAACTGATCGACTGGGTCAAGGGGCCGCTCCAATACTCGCAACTGTATGTGGACGGCAAGGTGCAGGTCGTCACCTACACCCTGACCGAGCCGCTGCTGCTGAGTCTGAACCTGTCCCTCTGGGCCGGGCTGGGGCTGGCGCTGCCCTTCATTCTGGGACAGGTCTGGGGCTTTATCTCGCCGGGGCTGTATCCCAGCGAGCGGCGCTGGGCCGTACCGTTTATCGTCGGGGCGGGCCTGTCGTTTCTGGGCGGCGCGGCCTTCGGGTACAAGCTGGTGCTGCCCACGATGGTGCCGTTTCTGGTGGGCTTTCTGGCCGGAGCCGTCACACCCATTCTGGGGCTGGGCACGTACATCGGCACCGTGACCACCTTTCTGGTCGCTTTCGGGCTGGCCTTCGAGATGCCCATCCTGGCGATTATCCTGACGCGCATCGGCATCGTGAACCACGGAATGCTGCGCAAAGGCTGGCGCTTTGCGCTGGTGGGGATTATGATCGCTGCCGCCGTGATTACGCCCACACCGGACCCCACCAACATGATGCTGGTGGCCGTGCCGCTGTACGTACTGTACGAGCTGAGCGTTCTGCTCTCGCGCGCCTTCCGCCTGCCACCCCCCGAAGAGGACGAGTCGCCTGCGCTGGGGCTGTAG
- the lgt gene encoding prolipoprotein diacylglyceryl transferase: protein MNPVFLQIGTFTIAWYGVLITLGIVIGAWLGTRMARQRGLNVNLFSDMILWMIIWGLVGARLVFVLTSWGQFADIPFPRVILDIINLRAGGISIHGGLIGGILVLIYYTRRYKLNFYQYADLCVPGVAFGIIGGRLGNIMNGTDTVGRVTNWAVGYRWPDSARAFHNGMCQPNPNPNMDLSKYCQDIGGQMVMTAPVHFTQLYGVIIGIILAVASYYWLRSHKPGWTFWQFWLWYSILRAGWEETFRLNPLTFNSYLSQGLDKAGIGLFTDTQVISIPLIIVCIVMLIRLRKQPDSPFPAEVKVDSPTGGQPQTR from the coding sequence ATGAATCCAGTATTCCTTCAAATCGGTACCTTCACGATTGCCTGGTACGGCGTGCTGATCACGCTGGGCATCGTAATAGGCGCGTGGCTAGGCACACGCATGGCACGGCAACGCGGGCTGAACGTCAACCTCTTCAGCGACATGATCCTGTGGATGATCATCTGGGGGCTGGTCGGCGCGCGGCTGGTCTTCGTGCTGACCTCCTGGGGCCAGTTTGCAGACATCCCCTTCCCGCGCGTGATTCTGGACATCATCAACCTGCGGGCGGGCGGCATCTCGATCCACGGCGGCCTGATCGGCGGCATTCTGGTGCTGATCTACTACACCCGGCGCTACAAGCTCAATTTCTACCAGTACGCAGACCTGTGCGTGCCGGGGGTGGCCTTCGGCATTATCGGAGGGCGGCTGGGCAACATCATGAACGGCACCGACACAGTGGGCCGTGTGACGAACTGGGCTGTCGGCTACCGCTGGCCCGACAGCGCGCGGGCCTTTCACAACGGCATGTGCCAGCCCAATCCCAACCCCAACATGGACCTGTCCAAGTACTGTCAGGACATCGGCGGCCAGATGGTGATGACCGCCCCAGTGCATTTCACGCAGCTCTACGGCGTGATCATCGGCATCATCCTGGCCGTCGCCTCCTATTACTGGCTGCGCTCGCACAAGCCGGGCTGGACCTTCTGGCAGTTCTGGCTGTGGTACAGCATCCTGCGCGCCGGATGGGAAGAAACCTTCCGCCTGAACCCGCTGACCTTCAACAGCTACCTCAGCCAGGGTCTGGACAAGGCGGGCATCGGTCTGTTCACCGACACGCAGGTCATCAGCATTCCGCTGATCATCGTGTGCATCGTCATGCTGATTCGCCTCCGCAAGCAGCCAGACTCCCCGTTTCCGGCAGAGGTAAAAGTGGATTCCCCCACTGGCGGGCAGCCGCAGACGCGCTAG
- a CDS encoding PaaI family thioesterase, with amino-acid sequence MFSTTATDALQTETRATDPNPPPRARTYSWQDPLIGAGAVPGLSGLEYLRGMVRGEYPPPPIGQTLGFSIRNEEDVQEGRVTFRMRPEEFHYNPIGSVHGGVYATLLDSALGCAIHTMLPAGVGYTTLDLAVKYLRPLRLGMGEVRAVAEVISVSRQVATASAQIIDDAGKVYATATTTCLVMRPTRSSHAEQAQEKQP; translated from the coding sequence ATGTTTAGCACCACAGCAACCGACGCGCTCCAGACTGAAACCCGGGCCACAGACCCCAACCCGCCGCCGCGCGCCCGCACCTACTCCTGGCAGGACCCGCTGATCGGCGCAGGGGCCGTTCCCGGCCTGAGCGGGCTGGAGTACCTGCGCGGCATGGTGCGGGGCGAGTACCCGCCGCCGCCCATCGGGCAGACGCTGGGCTTCAGCATTAGGAATGAAGAAGACGTGCAGGAGGGCCGGGTGACCTTCCGAATGCGCCCCGAGGAATTCCATTACAACCCGATTGGCAGCGTTCATGGCGGCGTGTACGCCACACTGCTGGATTCGGCGCTGGGCTGCGCCATTCACACCATGCTGCCCGCCGGGGTGGGCTACACCACCCTGGATCTGGCGGTGAAATACCTGCGTCCACTGCGGCTGGGGATGGGCGAGGTCCGCGCGGTGGCCGAGGTGATCAGCGTGTCGCGGCAGGTCGCCACCGCCAGCGCGCAGATCATCGACGATGCGGGCAAGGTCTACGCCACCGCCACCACCACCTGTCTGGTGATGCGGCCCACCCGCAGCTCTCATGCCGAACAGGCTCAGGAGAAACAACCATGA
- a CDS encoding hotdog fold thioesterase gives MTDPQTMSQQTPSDFILEQLGGQRGLVEHLGITFTEASGSKVVAQMPVEPRVHQPFGILHGGASVVLAESVASTGAYLSVRERGMMAVGLEINANHLRSAVSGTVTATGTPIFQGRTTEVWNIEITDERGKMVCISRCTLAVIPMPEGGKAG, from the coding sequence ATGACCGATCCACAGACCATGTCTCAACAGACCCCCTCCGATTTCATCCTCGAACAGCTCGGCGGCCAGCGTGGGCTGGTGGAACATCTGGGCATCACGTTTACAGAGGCCAGCGGCTCGAAAGTGGTGGCGCAGATGCCTGTGGAACCGCGCGTGCATCAGCCCTTCGGAATCCTGCACGGCGGCGCGAGCGTGGTGCTGGCCGAGAGCGTGGCCAGTACGGGCGCGTACCTGAGTGTGCGGGAACGCGGGATGATGGCCGTGGGCCTGGAGATCAATGCCAATCACCTGCGGAGTGCTGTGTCCGGGACAGTCACGGCCACCGGAACACCCATCTTTCAGGGCCGCACCACGGAAGTCTGGAACATCGAGATTACCGACGAGCGCGGCAAGATGGTCTGCATTTCGCGCTGCACGCTGGCGGTCATTCCGATGCCAGAGGGCGGAAAAGCAGGCTGA
- a CDS encoding COX15/CtaA family protein, protein MSRTLTAPRTLPGVWLPRLAWGALAYNVLVILWGAVVRLTGAGAGCGDHWPLCNGVVVPQSPTLHTVIEFSHRLTSGASGLLAIALVALAYAVTRPGHPARFGAVLSLGLIILEGLVGGAQVLLGLTAQSTDPARGFVQGVHLANTFLLLGALLLTALWASGGPRLRLRGQGLAGLWSFTGLGLVLVLGMAGAVTALGDLLFLPADGTPLDTVRRDFAASAGVIENLRIVHPMLAVLTAAFLVWLGLFLRRERPSPEVDRWSVLLWSVLGLQMVAGFANVALKAPAWMQLVHLLLACALWLAAVMLSYRALTALRASRPAPSGVAA, encoded by the coding sequence TTGAGCAGAACGCTGACTGCCCCGCGCACGCTGCCGGGGGTGTGGTTGCCCCGGCTGGCCTGGGGGGCGCTGGCCTACAACGTACTGGTGATCCTGTGGGGCGCGGTGGTGCGCCTGACCGGGGCCGGGGCCGGGTGCGGGGACCACTGGCCGCTGTGCAACGGCGTGGTGGTGCCGCAAAGCCCCACGCTGCATACGGTGATCGAATTCAGCCACCGCCTGACCAGCGGGGCCAGCGGCCTGCTGGCGATTGCGCTGGTGGCGCTGGCCTACGCGGTCACGCGTCCCGGCCACCCGGCCCGCTTTGGGGCCGTACTGAGCCTGGGCCTGATCATTCTGGAAGGGTTGGTGGGCGGCGCACAGGTGCTCCTGGGCCTGACCGCGCAGAGTACCGATCCGGCGCGCGGCTTCGTGCAGGGCGTCCACCTTGCCAACACTTTCCTATTGCTGGGAGCGCTACTGCTGACGGCGCTGTGGGCTTCCGGCGGGCCGCGCCTGCGTTTGCGTGGACAGGGATTGGCCGGGCTGTGGAGCTTCACGGGTCTGGGGCTGGTGCTGGTGCTGGGCATGGCCGGAGCGGTCACAGCGCTGGGGGATCTTCTGTTCCTGCCCGCCGACGGCACGCCACTCGACACCGTGCGGCGTGACTTCGCGGCCAGCGCGGGCGTGATCGAGAACCTACGGATCGTCCACCCCATGCTGGCGGTCCTGACCGCAGCCTTCCTGGTGTGGCTGGGCCTGTTCCTGCGCCGTGAGCGGCCCTCGCCAGAGGTGGACCGCTGGAGCGTGCTGCTGTGGAGCGTGCTGGGCCTCCAGATGGTGGCCGGATTCGCCAACGTGGCGCTGAAAGCCCCCGCCTGGATGCAACTGGTGCATCTGCTGCTGGCCTGCGCCCTGTGGCTGGCCGCCGTGATGCTGAGTTACCGCGCCCTGACCGCGCTGCGGGCCTCACGCCCGGCCCCGTCAGGGGTGGCCGCATGA
- a CDS encoding SDR family oxidoreductase encodes MTLFRLDGKRALVTGGSKGIGLAAAHNLIRLGARVTLAARHEDTLRTAANAIGARWVVADVSTPEGISAAVQEAGDIDILVSNAGGPPPGKPSEVSEAAWQAGYDTTFLSTVRLANAVLAGMRERKWGRIIAVTSLTVGRPSPTLPVSNAMRAAVTNYLRTLALEVASDDVTCNTVAPGYTATDRLKALNSSPTDAEKLTARIPARRFGQPNEVGAAVAFLATNEAAYITGQELLVDGGWSI; translated from the coding sequence ATGACGTTGTTTCGGCTGGATGGAAAACGCGCCCTGGTCACAGGTGGCAGCAAGGGCATCGGTCTGGCGGCGGCGCATAACCTGATCCGGCTAGGGGCGCGGGTGACACTTGCTGCGCGGCACGAGGACACGCTCAGGACCGCAGCAAACGCCATCGGGGCGCGCTGGGTAGTGGCCGATGTCAGTACCCCGGAGGGCATTTCGGCGGCGGTGCAGGAGGCGGGCGACATCGATATTCTGGTCAGCAATGCGGGTGGCCCGCCTCCCGGCAAGCCCAGCGAGGTCAGTGAGGCCGCGTGGCAGGCCGGGTACGACACCACCTTTCTCAGCACTGTGCGGCTGGCAAACGCGGTGCTGGCCGGAATGCGCGAGCGGAAGTGGGGGCGCATCATCGCCGTGACCAGCCTGACGGTGGGGCGGCCCTCGCCCACTCTGCCAGTCAGCAACGCCATGCGCGCTGCCGTGACCAACTACCTGCGGACGCTGGCGCTGGAGGTGGCGAGTGATGACGTGACCTGCAACACGGTTGCGCCGGGGTACACCGCCACGGACCGTCTGAAGGCTCTGAATAGCAGTCCTACCGACGCCGAGAAACTGACCGCCCGCATTCCCGCCCGCCGCTTCGGGCAGCCAAACGAGGTGGGGGCGGCGGTTGCCTTTCTGGCCACCAACGAGGCCGCCTACATCACCGGGCAGGAACTGCTAGTAGACGGCGGCTGGAGCATTTAA
- the hemC gene encoding hydroxymethylbilane synthase, giving the protein MRTVMVGTRGSTLALAQTHWVVARLKEEWPETDFRIQTITTKGDRNRASLISMAQQGDKGFWIKEIEDALLAKRIDIAVHSLKDLPTSQPEELEVASIPKRVDARDVLIGKEGMKRLADLPPGARVGTSSVRRKAFLQAFRPDLQIVGLRGNIDTRLAALAGDEYDAIILAAAGLIRTEMRHRIDEFIEQDVMLPAPGQGALALETRADDDLTVEVAYAIHDHTTDDRITAEREFLAGLGAGCMAPVGAHATVKGGILTLEGWVAALDGSQVLRATTSGDVAECAELGAELAADTLGQGAQALVDAAHAQIA; this is encoded by the coding sequence ATGCGGACGGTGATGGTAGGAACGCGCGGCAGCACGCTGGCGCTGGCACAGACCCACTGGGTGGTGGCCCGGCTCAAAGAGGAGTGGCCTGAAACGGATTTCCGTATTCAGACCATCACAACCAAGGGAGACCGCAACCGCGCCAGCCTGATCTCGATGGCGCAGCAGGGCGACAAGGGCTTCTGGATCAAGGAGATCGAGGACGCCCTGCTCGCCAAGCGGATCGACATTGCGGTGCATTCTCTCAAGGACCTGCCCACCAGCCAGCCCGAGGAACTGGAAGTGGCCTCCATTCCCAAGCGGGTGGACGCCCGTGATGTGCTGATTGGCAAGGAGGGCATGAAACGCCTGGCCGATCTGCCCCCCGGCGCACGCGTCGGCACCAGCAGCGTGCGGCGCAAGGCATTCCTGCAAGCCTTCCGCCCAGACCTTCAGATCGTGGGCCTGCGCGGCAACATCGATACCCGGCTGGCCGCGCTGGCCGGGGACGAATACGACGCCATCATCCTGGCCGCCGCCGGACTGATCCGCACCGAGATGCGTCACCGCATTGACGAATTCATTGAGCAGGATGTCATGCTGCCCGCCCCCGGTCAGGGCGCACTGGCCCTGGAAACCCGCGCCGACGACGACCTGACGGTGGAAGTCGCCTATGCCATCCATGACCACACCACCGATGACCGGATCACCGCTGAGCGCGAGTTCCTGGCCGGGCTGGGTGCGGGCTGCATGGCCCCGGTGGGCGCGCACGCCACGGTCAAGGGCGGCATCCTGACCCTGGAAGGCTGGGTGGCCGCGCTGGACGGTTCGCAGGTTCTGCGGGCCACCACCAGCGGCGATGTGGCCGAATGCGCCGAGCTGGGTGCAGAACTGGCCGCAGACACGCTGGGGCAGGGCGCGCAGGCGCTGGTAGACGCGGCGCACGCGCAGATTGCGTAG
- a CDS encoding heme o synthase, protein MTTTGLRGSVARATWRDYLSLTKPKVISLLLWTTVTAMFMAARGWPGLWLLIVVGVAGFMSAGSAGVFNMILDRDIDIKMARTAKRPTTSGLISTRDAAIFGTTLQVLSFVMLWVWGSPLAAWMSLAGFVTYVVIYTMLLKRTTWHNIVIGGAAGCFPPLVGWAAVTGDLNLFAWFLFAIIFFWTPVHFWALALMIKDEYREVGIPMLPVVHGDKLTVAQIGLYAIYTVVLSLMPVLLHEVGVIYFLSAAALGVWLLILSWRLYKHVFAGNKIERRVAVPLYLYSMLYLAILFVMGAVDRIVFAHLG, encoded by the coding sequence ATGACCACCACCGGACTGCGGGGGAGCGTAGCGCGGGCCACCTGGCGCGATTACCTGTCGCTGACCAAGCCCAAGGTGATCTCCTTGCTGCTGTGGACCACAGTCACGGCCATGTTCATGGCGGCGCGGGGCTGGCCGGGGCTGTGGCTGCTGATCGTGGTGGGCGTGGCCGGGTTCATGTCTGCCGGGTCGGCGGGCGTGTTCAACATGATTCTTGACCGCGACATCGACATCAAGATGGCCCGCACGGCCAAACGGCCCACCACCAGCGGCCTGATCAGCACCCGCGACGCGGCCATCTTCGGAACCACCTTGCAGGTGCTGTCGTTCGTCATGCTGTGGGTCTGGGGTTCACCGCTGGCCGCGTGGATGAGTCTGGCGGGCTTCGTGACCTACGTGGTCATCTACACCATGCTACTCAAGCGCACCACCTGGCACAACATCGTCATTGGTGGGGCCGCCGGATGTTTTCCGCCCCTGGTGGGCTGGGCCGCCGTCACAGGCGATCTGAACCTGTTCGCGTGGTTCCTCTTCGCCATCATCTTTTTCTGGACCCCGGTGCATTTCTGGGCGCTGGCGCTGATGATCAAAGACGAGTACCGCGAGGTGGGCATTCCCATGCTGCCCGTGGTCCACGGCGACAAACTGACTGTGGCGCAGATCGGCCTGTACGCCATCTATACGGTGGTGCTGTCGCTGATGCCGGTGCTGCTGCACGAGGTAGGTGTGATCTATTTCCTCAGTGCAGCGGCGCTGGGCGTGTGGCTGCTCATTCTCTCCTGGCGGCTGTACAAGCATGTGTTCGCGGGCAACAAGATCGAGCGCCGGGTGGCCGTGCCGCTGTACCTGTACTCGATGCTGTATCTGGCCATTCTGTTCGTGATGGGCGCGGTGGACCGGATCGTCTTCGCGCATCTGGGTTGA
- a CDS encoding twin-arginine translocase TatA/TatE family subunit: MGPLEIILIVVVIALVFGASKLPQLGKGLGQGIKEFKRETGKTDAETTVVTPITDVSSRQIDPVTGAPMPTERERESAGNRR; encoded by the coding sequence ATGGGTCCCCTTGAAATCATTCTGATTGTCGTCGTGATCGCGCTGGTCTTCGGGGCCAGCAAATTGCCGCAACTGGGCAAGGGCCTGGGCCAGGGCATCAAGGAATTCAAGCGCGAGACTGGCAAGACCGACGCCGAGACCACCGTCGTCACGCCTATCACCGACGTGTCCTCGCGCCAGATCGATCCCGTGACCGGGGCGCCGATGCCCACCGAACGTGAACGCGAGAGCGCGGGCAACCGCCGCTAA
- a CDS encoding MFS transporter: MRLPPNLQTTPSQDVLRLPEFRAMLLAAVTSTLASRAVALTVAYQLYQITKNPLTLGILGLVEAIPALSLALFGGVVADRNDRRRILLMTISVEVICALLFALYAPHATVGGIIPILALIFTLGIARGFSDPALPAFQAQVVPRELLLRASAWRSSAGQAAAITGPALGGVLYASVGAGAAYGVACALLLVSLACVAYVKPKPTPRFIPGEPIWQSIKEGLAFVVQRQVLVGSMALDLFSVLFGGAVALLPIFASDILKVGPVGLSVLVAAPSVGALGVMLYATRRPPGKGAGRTLLVAVTGFGVSIMVFGLSQNFYLSVAALVATGLFDGISMVIRSATLQLKAPDHMRGRVNSVSGMFIGASNELGAFESGVAASLLGTARSVWLGGIVTLIVVGVTAYLAPELRAMNLEDIEDDLPAHPTETSSAVLKPVSDAAPHV, from the coding sequence GTGCGCCTCCCGCCCAATTTGCAGACCACGCCCAGTCAGGACGTGCTGCGCCTGCCCGAGTTCCGCGCCATGCTGCTGGCTGCCGTGACCAGCACGCTGGCCAGCCGCGCCGTGGCCCTGACGGTGGCCTATCAGCTTTACCAGATCACCAAAAATCCGCTGACGCTGGGCATTCTGGGGCTGGTGGAGGCGATTCCAGCCCTGAGTCTGGCGCTGTTCGGCGGTGTGGTGGCGGACCGCAACGACCGCCGCCGCATCCTGCTGATGACCATCAGCGTGGAAGTGATCTGTGCATTGCTGTTTGCACTGTATGCGCCACACGCCACCGTGGGAGGCATCATCCCGATTCTGGCGCTGATCTTTACGCTGGGCATTGCGCGCGGCTTTTCCGATCCGGCGCTGCCCGCCTTTCAGGCGCAGGTGGTGCCGCGCGAGCTGCTGCTGCGGGCCTCGGCGTGGCGTTCCAGCGCGGGGCAGGCGGCGGCCATTACAGGTCCGGCGCTGGGCGGGGTGTTGTATGCGTCGGTGGGAGCGGGGGCGGCCTACGGCGTGGCCTGTGCCCTGCTGCTGGTGTCGCTGGCCTGCGTGGCTTACGTGAAGCCCAAACCGACGCCGCGCTTCATCCCCGGCGAGCCGATCTGGCAGAGCATCAAGGAGGGGCTGGCCTTTGTGGTGCAGCGGCAGGTACTGGTGGGCAGCATGGCGCTGGACCTCTTCAGCGTGCTGTTCGGCGGCGCGGTGGCCCTGCTGCCGATCTTCGCCTCCGACATCCTGAAGGTGGGGCCGGTGGGATTAAGTGTGCTGGTGGCCGCCCCGAGTGTGGGGGCGCTGGGCGTGATGCTGTACGCCACGCGCCGCCCCCCTGGCAAGGGCGCGGGCCGCACGCTACTGGTGGCCGTGACGGGTTTCGGCGTGAGCATCATGGTTTTCGGGTTGTCGCAGAACTTCTATCTCAGCGTGGCCGCGCTGGTCGCCACCGGCCTGTTCGACGGCATCAGCATGGTGATCCGCAGCGCCACGTTGCAACTCAAAGCGCCGGATCACATGCGCGGGCGCGTGAATTCGGTCAGCGGCATGTTCATCGGCGCAAGCAACGAGCTGGGGGCCTTTGAGAGCGGCGTGGCGGCCAGTCTGCTGGGCACGGCCCGCAGCGTATGGCTGGGTGGCATCGTCACCCTGATCGTGGTGGGCGTCACGGCGTATCTGGCCCCCGAACTGCGCGCCATGAATCTGGAAGACATTGAGGATGACCTGCCCGCACATCCCACGGAGACCAGTTCCGCCGTCCTCAAACCTGTCTCGGATGCTGCGCCGCACGTTTAG
- a CDS encoding DUF420 domain-containing protein, with amino-acid sequence MAPIINEWAVIMIVLSGIALCTGVYFIRTGRRVLHMRAMLTASALATVFLVLYLTRLGLGYEKVFTGPPAWKPAYFALLISHIILAAANVPLALVALWNAWNGLKRAGNLDNIEAPAALPFFNRHRAWVRWTVPVWLYVAVTGWIIYLVLGRWGEVVTS; translated from the coding sequence ATGGCACCAATCATCAACGAGTGGGCGGTCATCATGATCGTTCTGAGCGGGATCGCCCTGTGTACGGGCGTGTACTTCATTCGCACGGGCCGGCGCGTGCTGCACATGCGCGCCATGCTCACGGCCAGCGCGCTGGCCACCGTGTTTCTGGTGCTGTACCTGACCCGTCTGGGCCTGGGCTACGAGAAGGTCTTCACCGGGCCACCTGCATGGAAACCCGCGTATTTCGCGCTGCTGATCAGCCACATCATCCTGGCGGCAGCCAATGTGCCATTGGCACTGGTGGCGCTGTGGAATGCCTGGAACGGCCTGAAGCGTGCCGGGAATCTGGACAACATCGAGGCGCCCGCCGCCCTGCCGTTCTTTAACCGCCACCGCGCCTGGGTGCGCTGGACCGTGCCAGTGTGGCTGTACGTGGCCGTGACTGGCTGGATCATCTATCTGGTGCTGGGAAGATGGGGCGAGGTAGTCACAAGCTAA
- a CDS encoding VOC family protein codes for MTPSPILDLAGLTLEVNHLARGVRFYSQVLGLELTRHDEAAGVAEFAVNLYQTLTLWQPVTRQANDARLAPLKPRGASHIHYAWQIELEGLEPSKGLLDAHGLAWEEINLGTEDRPDWTLYFFDPFGHGLELRAVDRADARQPHFPPVPVQRPAHALPVMGLREVALAFSDYAAMKERLPRAYGFAFAKEQEDRDFAQFTLGPQPEPDGNGTPRRWLYAWDPQVGLADMLGGDHALVRFYANVDVVAELVRAAGLPCVQDEKGLAVRDPEGHVFEFVAP; via the coding sequence ATGACCCCTTCCCCAATTCTCGATCTCGCGGGCCTGACGCTGGAAGTCAACCATCTGGCGCGCGGCGTGCGCTTCTACTCGCAAGTTTTGGGGCTGGAATTGACCCGCCACGATGAGGCGGCGGGCGTAGCTGAATTCGCAGTCAACCTGTACCAGACGCTGACGCTGTGGCAACCGGTCACGCGGCAGGCCAATGATGCACGGCTGGCCCCGCTGAAACCGCGCGGAGCCTCCCACATCCACTACGCCTGGCAGATCGAGCTGGAGGGTCTGGAGCCAAGCAAGGGGCTGCTGGACGCGCACGGTTTGGCCTGGGAGGAGATCAATCTGGGCACCGAGGACCGCCCGGACTGGACGCTGTACTTCTTCGATCCCTTCGGGCACGGCCTGGAATTGCGCGCCGTGGACCGGGCTGATGCGCGCCAGCCGCACTTTCCGCCCGTACCCGTTCAGCGCCCCGCCCACGCTCTGCCCGTTATGGGATTGCGCGAGGTGGCGCTGGCCTTCAGCGACTACGCCGCCATGAAGGAGCGCCTGCCCCGCGCTTACGGATTTGCCTTTGCCAAGGAGCAGGAGGACCGCGACTTCGCCCAGTTCACGCTGGGGCCGCAGCCGGAGCCAGACGGCAACGGCACGCCCCGGCGCTGGCTGTACGCCTGGGACCCGCAGGTGGGTCTGGCCGACATGCTAGGGGGCGATCACGCCCTTGTGCGCTTCTACGCCAATGTGGACGTGGTGGCGGAACTGGTCAGGGCTGCCGGGCTGCCCTGTGTTCAGGATGAAAAGGGGCTGGCCGTGCGTGATCCGGAAGGGCACGTCTTTGAGTTCGTCGCTCCCTGA
- the mqnB gene encoding futalosine hydrolase: MLPLIVVATHAEAERLLDLNARVIVSGVGVVAAALATARALAQQNAGLVISAGIGGAYPASGLLPGDLAVSSGIVQADLGAWDDSRFLDFEELGLSVLPDSPHTGRFSTWAAAPEVARRTGAHLGQMLTLSSVTGSVEAAAFLEERFPSALTEGMEGAGIAHAALLAGVPVLEVRGVSNAVGPRDRASWQISQALAATRKGVAAALEVWLEF, encoded by the coding sequence ATGCTTCCCCTGATCGTCGTCGCCACCCATGCCGAGGCCGAACGCCTGCTGGACCTGAATGCCCGCGTGATCGTCTCTGGAGTGGGCGTGGTGGCTGCTGCCCTGGCCACGGCACGGGCGCTGGCACAGCAGAATGCTGGACTGGTCATCAGCGCGGGTATCGGTGGGGCCTACCCAGCGTCCGGTCTGTTGCCCGGTGACCTCGCCGTCTCCTCCGGGATCGTTCAGGCGGATCTGGGCGCATGGGATGACAGTCGGTTTCTGGATTTCGAGGAACTTGGACTGTCGGTGCTGCCGGACTCACCGCACACCGGACGCTTCTCAACCTGGGCCGCCGCTCCTGAAGTTGCGCGGCGTACGGGCGCACATTTAGGTCAGATGCTGACCCTGAGCAGCGTGACGGGCAGTGTCGAGGCTGCTGCCTTTCTGGAAGAACGCTTTCCCAGCGCACTCACCGAGGGCATGGAGGGCGCTGGCATCGCCCACGCCGCCCTGCTGGCCGGGGTGCCGGTGCTGGAAGTGCGTGGCGTGAGCAACGCGGTGGGTCCCCGTGACCGCGCTTCCTGGCAGATTTCACAGGCGCTCGCCGCCACCCGAAAGGGCGTGGCGGCGGCGCTGGAAGTCTGGCTGGAATTTTAA